The DNA region ATGATGAAATACTAAATCACTTTGTCAAACTCACTGCTATGTTTTATATTTGTTTGAATAATTTCTTATGTTAAAATTCAGATTGAAACCATTGTGCTTTTCTTATTGGAGCAACAAGGGCTTTTGGCAAGCAGGATAGCAAAGCTTGGAGAGGTGCATAATGATTTACAGCAGGAGCCTGAAATTAACAAAATAATGCAACTGCGAGAAGCTTATAGAGCAGTTGGACAAGATCTATTAAACCTCCTCTATTTTGTAGAGATCAACGCCATTGGCTTGCGCAAGATATTGAAGAAGTTTGATAAACGCCTTGGTTATAGATTTACTGATTACTATGTCAAAACTCGTGCAAATCATCCTTACTCCCAGCTGCAACAAGTCTTCAAGCATGTGGTAATTAATATCTTCACCTCACATGATTAATCAATAACCATTCAAATTCACTCAATCATATGGAATTTGTAGGGAATAGGTGCTGTTGTGGGAGCCTTATCTCGCAATCTACATGACCTTCAGGATCGTCAGGGGAGCTACTTATCAATTTATGATCACCCTTCTCTTCCTCTCCAGGTTTCTTTCTTCATTTACTTTTCTACTTAAAACACTAGCCTTATTTTATTGGTGTTGATTATGCATCGTTTTACTTGCAGGATCCCGTGGTTGATTCAATAAACGCAGCTGTTGATAGGCTATCCAACTCAACAAACTTTCTTAACTTTTTGGCACAACATGCACTCATTTTGCAAGATGACCTTCCTACTCCTTCTGAGGAACATGTTGACGATGAAAGATACCATTTTATGTCTCTTCTGCTCAACTTGGCAAACACATTTTTATATATGGTCAATACATATATCATTGTTCCTACCGCAGATGATTACTCGACAAGCCTTGGTGCTGCGCCAACGGTTTGTGGTATTGTTATTGGGGCAATGGCTGTTGCACAGCTGTTTTCTTCTGTGTATTTTAGTGCATGGTCAAACAAATCATACTTTAGGCCGCTTGTGTTCAGTAGCATAGCTCTTTTCCTCGGAAACGTCTTTTATGCTTGTGCGTATGATGTTCATTCAATATGGATTCTCTTAATCGGTCGCCTGTTTTGTGGGTAAGCAATATTCTGTTATCTTAATTTTCCCTCTCATTACTTGATCAACATAATTTATCATAACGTGCCTTTTGACTTTTAACTTCATATAACCATGATTTAATCTTTCTCAATCTAGTCTTATAATCAATTTTAGTAAAAAGTCCACCCTAATGGGAATTTTAGAAAATAGGATAAGAAGGAGGTTTTAAATTAAGAATCTTAATATATGAAGCACAAACACAGATACGGGACACGACAATGATACATCGACACTTTAATAATTTGAGAAAATGAAAGTGACCAAAAGTAACATAATCTTTCTCAATCCTTGTTGGTGTTAGACACTGACACATGTCAAACACCGGACATGCCTTCAATCTAAAATTACGGTGCTACATAGATCTTAATACACCATTATTTTCACGGTACATGGATGTTATGTTCTCGACTTCATTTGAGTTGTAAATGCCTGAGCTGTATTAAGTTAAGACATTTTCTTTTTCCTTCTGAAATTTGCAGATTGGGTTCTGCCAGAGCTGTTAACAGGCGTTATATCAGTGACTGTGTTCCGCTCAAAATCCGCATGCAAGCATCAGCTGGTTTTGTTAGTGCCAGTGCTCTTGGAATGGCATGTGGTCCTGCATTAGCTGGCATACTTCAGACTAATTTTAAGATTTACAACCTTACATTTAATCAAAATACCTTGCCCGGGTGGGTTATGGCTGTTGCTTGGCTAGTATATCTGGTATGGTTATGGATCTCTTTTAAAGAACCTTCTCATGATGTTGAAGAGAATCATACACCACCAAATCAGTCAAATGATGGTACTCAACTTATTTTGTGTTTTATCATTCTGTTGAACATCTAAATAGAAAATAACACATTTTTTTTTTCTTCCTGTGCAGTAGAAAATGGTGCACTTGAAAAAGGCCTAAAACAACCATTACTAATTACTTCGGATGATACGGTAGATGAAGACATTGACCAAGATTATGATGATAGTGAGGAAGCTCCAGAGGAATCTCGCCTACCAGCCAATTCAATTGGATCGGCATACCGGCTACTTACACCTTCTGTAAAGGTTTTTGAACTCACTGTTACTTTTATGTTATTGGACTTTTATAAAGCAATAATGTTTTCATTAGATTCAAAATTTTCTAATCATTTTTGATGTTGAGATGGAATCCTAATTTACTGGTGTTTAAGTGACACATGTATGGTCTTCTTTGG from Lathyrus oleraceus cultivar Zhongwan6 chromosome 1, CAAS_Psat_ZW6_1.0, whole genome shotgun sequence includes:
- the LOC127129943 gene encoding SPX domain-containing membrane protein At4g22990, which translates into the protein MVAFGKKLKDRQIEEWQGYYINYKLMKKRVRQYAQQIQLGTLDRRHVLKDFSRMLDNQIETIVLFLLEQQGLLASRIAKLGEVHNDLQQEPEINKIMQLREAYRAVGQDLLNLLYFVEINAIGLRKILKKFDKRLGYRFTDYYVKTRANHPYSQLQQVFKHVGIGAVVGALSRNLHDLQDRQGSYLSIYDHPSLPLQDPVVDSINAAVDRLSNSTNFLNFLAQHALILQDDLPTPSEEHVDDERYHFMSLLLNLANTFLYMVNTYIIVPTADDYSTSLGAAPTVCGIVIGAMAVAQLFSSVYFSAWSNKSYFRPLVFSSIALFLGNVFYACAYDVHSIWILLIGRLFCGLGSARAVNRRYISDCVPLKIRMQASAGFVSASALGMACGPALAGILQTNFKIYNLTFNQNTLPGWVMAVAWLVYLVWLWISFKEPSHDVEENHTPPNQSNDVENGALEKGLKQPLLITSDDTVDEDIDQDYDDSEEAPEESRLPANSIGSAYRLLTPSVKVQLLIYFMLKYVMEILLSESSVVTTYYFNWSTSTVAVFLACLGLTVLPVNLVVGNYISNMFEDRQILLTSEIMVFIGVLLSFHVIFPYSEPQYICSGLLVFVSAEVLEGVNLSLLSRVMSSRLSRGTYNGGLLSTEAGTIARVIADATITLAGFLGQSRLLNVTSLPSLFISVLSIIATCNTFNSLY